The Microcoleus sp. FACHB-68 genome contains the following window.
TTAAGTCTGCGTTCGGCTGCGGCGCGTTCAACTGCGTTCGCGTATTCTTGATAAGTTCGGCTGCGCTCTTGCAGGTAACGCTCCTGCCATCCCCTCTTTGCTGAATTTCTCGCGCTCTTGGTTGCATCTTCGAGCGTGTGCCTTGGCCCGGAGGTATACGGCCATCCACTAGCCATCGGCTCGGCTGCGGATGGTTTGCCAATTGGCGAAGCTGCGCTTGGTTTGCCGGCAGCCTTTCCCCTTTTAAACTCTTCAATGGTAGAAATTACACCCCTACCAGGCTGGGAAATTTTTCTACCAACTGATTGCAAACTGCTGCGAAGCGTTTGCACTGTGCCGTTCAATATTTGGGCTGCACTCATGGCAGCATCAACTTAATAACGATCACTGTGTTTGCCGCGTAGCTGGCAAAGTAAAGAGTTTTATTGAACATTGGCGGGAGGTAGGGTTCTGATTCTTCGCTTGTTGCCGGCAGAAAATCGTACCCATCCGCGCTTGTGACCTTGCCCGGTTGCCACGAATATTTAATATTCGCCAGTACGTCTCCCGCTTCCTCATCGCCCCGGCACTTGAAAATATATCCTTGGCATCCGTCGGGAATTGTGAAGTTATATTCCTGATTGGCGTTTTCTAAATTGAGTGTGTAAATAACTTGCCGCAGGTTGCCAATATCAACCGCGCTTACCGAGCCTTCCTCATAGGCAGCAATCCAAATTGAGATAGAATCGCCGGCTCCCAGCAGCCCACTGTTATGATTTTCCATCTTGCCGTAGATGGTCGTGCCTTCGGCGATTAGCAGATTAATGCCGCCGGTGAAGCGCTCAATTAAAGAAGTTTCAAAGTGTGGGTTACGGTTCCACAGCAACACCCCAAATTTCCTATCCGGTGTTGGGTCGTCAGCCGTGCTGACGTAAATTCCTAATTGCTTGCCTGGGTGAGATTTAGCTAAAGCGTACTGCTCATTCTCAATTTCCTGCTCACCGGCCATCGCATCAGGAATGGGTGGAATCATTTCTGCTACGCTGCGGATTACGGCTGTTACCTGAAAGTCTGCCAGATACCCACTGAGGGGAACGCCGTTAATAACTTTAGGTTTGTAAAGTTCAATTAAGCCTTCTTGACCTGGCAATATTTTGTGAGAGCGGTTAACGTTTTTGGGAACTATTTCAGCCATTAACGTAAAATTTATTTAGAAATCTATTTATATTTAAAACGTTCCGAGCGAGCGTTTAAATACATATTTTAGATAAAAGATGTAGCAAGCCAAAATAGCTCAACCGTCTACGTGGTAACGGTTCCGAGTTATATTAAAGTTAGTGAGTTGATTTTTTCTACCAATTTAACCTTGTATTCTGTTAAAGATGTAGGTGTAACAAATGCCTAAAAATAATCGCAGTGGACAGTCTAAACTTTTCAGTGATAACGACTATGTAAAACTACTGAGACAGATAAAAAATCCCAAGCATCGCTTGTTTTTGCAGATTGCCAGATATTCTGGTGAACGCTGGGGGGCAATCACGCAGCTCCATGTTTCAGATCTTTATGCAGATCCAGCTAAGCGCACCCCAGCTTCGCACATCACCTTTCGGGCGGCAACTCGAAAAGCCTCACCCAATGGTGAGCGGCGGACGCGCCAATTAAAAATCTGTGATCAATTGGCGCAAGAACTTAAAGCTTATGCGCCGCCGCTGGAAGGGTGGCTTTTTCAAAATGCCTTAAAGCCGGCAACGCATATCAGCTTCCAAAGCGCGGATGATTTTCTACGATTGGCGATTGAGCGAGCCGGCATTGGTGACGGGTATTCAACGCACTCTACTAGACGAACTTTTATCACGACACTTTCGCGTGCCGGTGTAGCGCTCCCAGTAATTAAAAGCATTACCGGCCATACAGATGCAAAAAGCTTACTCAAATATATCGAGGTGAGCGATGAGCAGATTACAAACGCGCTTGCTGTTTTATAGGTGTGATATTATTTTTAGCGGGGGGTGTCGCTATTTAATCGGTAGCTAGTCCCCCCACCCGAAAAGATTGAATCCCTATCAGGGATGCTCAGGCTTTTAACAATTTAGAAATGATTTCTTGCGCCGGCATTCCAGATGCGATCGCGTCCTTGATTTTCTGCGCTCGCTGTTGTGCGATCGCATTGCCGGTGTTGCCGCCCGGAACGTGCAAATGATGGAGCCGGCTGTTTTCTCTCCAGCTGTAGCGATAATATTCTGATTTAGTTCGGGCAGTGCCGCCCGGTGCATAAGTGGAAATGCACCCATTATTTGATTCGCTAACAGCAATTGATTCGCTAACAAGATCGTCTGTTGGATCAATTGATTCGCTAACAGCAGTTTCATGGGGTGTTAGCGAATCAAATTTTTCCCAGGATGAGTCGGGGATGTACTCACCTGTCCGCTCCACTATATAAGGAGTCAGATCGAACAATGCCGACTGTGACTCTGCCGGCACTTTCTTCCTCATCGGTCAAACTCCCATGTATTACTTGGATCTAATTCATTAAGTGAGTCAATGATGGAAGCGCCCATTATGAAGTCAAGAGTGGACGTGTTCTCCATGCGCCACCGTACTTTTAGTGCTGCCTCTAGTTCTGCGCTCTGGATGCGCGGATCGTAGTCTTTAAAATCTTGCGGTAAGGGTGCCGGCACTTCATTCCCATAAACCCAGCGGCGAAACTGATCCGTGATAAATTCCGCCCATGCGTCAGCCGCCAAAGCTGTATTGTTTTTGGGAACCCTTTCCATAAAGTCTAAAAGTTCTTTGGTGCGCTGGTAGCACTCAGCGCCACCGACCAAGCGCTCGACTCTGCTATGAGCAATTGAAAATCCGCCGTATTGCTCAACGTTTACGCGTGCTTGCTCTGGGGTTATCTGCCATTTTTTAGCTAACGAGTGAACCAAGTTTAGTTCTTGGATCGGTGAAAGGCGATCATTATCTACCATCCATAGCGCTATCGGCTCGCCGTCGTCACCCTCAGAAACCGACATCGGGAAGGGGTCGCGCATTGGCATTCCCTGCTTGAAAATGGGAGCGAGTTCATCAAAAGTTGAGCCAGTTTTTAAAAATACCCAGCTATCGTGTGTGCTCATAGTTGTTTCCGATGTTTCAGTAGGTTTCCGATGTTTCCAAAAAAGGGGTGACACGGGCATGAATCACCCCAGACGATAGGAAACAGAGTGCTGATCCTATGCGTAGCCCCACTCCGATCAGCTTTGAATGGGGCGGGAATTTTAGAAGGGAATCGGAGGGAGAGTCGGATCGGATTCTGGATCTGTATTCGGATCTGCTTCTGGGGGGAGAAATTCAAGATCAGGTGAGTTGGGGTCAATGCCTTCTTTCTTGAGAAATTCCGTTGTAAGTCCCCAGCGCCGGCGCAGTTCCTCTAGCTGATTTTTCTTTTCTTCAATCTGCCGGCTTAGTCGGTTCTTCTGGTGTTCTAACTGCGCGACCTCTTCCTCGGTTTGCACAAAATGTTTGCGCTTGCCTTCTAGGGAGTTGATTTCCTCCATTAGCACTTGCAGTCCGTTGAAATACCAGTTTTCCCCTTCATCTACCGTCGCTTCTAGGTAGTAGCGGATTGATTCATAGTTGCCGATGTTGACAACCCGACCATACCCAACGGTTTTGATTTTCATGCGGGATAATCTCCTTAATGCACGGGGCAAGAGTGCCGGCTCAACTGCTGTCGGCTGCCGGCTCTCCCCTAATCGGATCGCAATGATCCGAAATCAGATCCGCCAGATCCGCGAGCCAGATCCGCATTTTTTCGGCTGCCGGCACTGGGGCAACTGTCACAATTTCTACAGCTGTAACTGTCACATCTTCCTCACCGGCTGCCGGCTCTTCCTCTTCATCTGGTGAGTAAGCATCGAGGGCTGCGTCGATCAGTTCGTCTATGGATTTTCCACAGCCGGCACTGATGCGCTGCAGTTTTTTGTAAACCTCTGGGGAAAGTCTCACCGATTGCTTGCCGGTGTTCACTTCCATGATGTCAGCCACCAGCGACGCGGTGACAATTCCTTTATGGGAGGGGGTGTCGCTGATATCTAAAATTAGTTGCCATTTTTCGCGCAGCTCCCAGTCTTCTGCAATTTTTGTCAGCGGTCGGCACTGACTTTCATTTGCCGGCAGCCGGCTAAACCCTAAATTTATCAGTCGCAAAACTAGGGCCGCCGCTTCCATAAGCCGGTTGCAATAACTGACGGATTTATTCAGTGACTTCTGGCAATACTCCTTAAATGATCTAAATCTGCGGTGCTGGAACAAATTAAATCGGCACATTCTCGCCAAGGCTATCCCCTGGCGA
Protein-coding sequences here:
- a CDS encoding site-specific integrase, translated to MPKNNRSGQSKLFSDNDYVKLLRQIKNPKHRLFLQIARYSGERWGAITQLHVSDLYADPAKRTPASHITFRAATRKASPNGERRTRQLKICDQLAQELKAYAPPLEGWLFQNALKPATHISFQSADDFLRLAIERAGIGDGYSTHSTRRTFITTLSRAGVALPVIKSITGHTDAKSLLKYIEVSDEQITNALAVL